In a single window of the Dryobates pubescens isolate bDryPub1 chromosome Z, bDryPub1.pri, whole genome shotgun sequence genome:
- the MLANA gene encoding melanoma antigen recognized by T-cells 1: MPRGSHYPDGNFHRGKGASYIAVEEALGIGLFILVLAILLIFGCWYYKRRSGYKSLRSKSSNVGKIRTMVGEGTTLDCKMALQEYRNFNSVVPDAPPAYDKIAADQLPPPYSP; encoded by the exons atgcccagaggaaGTCACTATCCAGATGGCAACTTTCACAGAGGCAAAGGAGCCAGCTATATTGCAGTGGAAGA AGCTCTGGGTATTGGACTCTTCATTTTGGTTCTGGCAATTTTACTTATCTTTGGCTGCTGGTACTACAAAAGACGTAGTGGCTATAAAAGTCTGCGG AGCAAAAGCTCTAATGTGGGCAAAATACGAACCATGGTAGGGGAGGGAACAACGCTGGACTGCAAAATGGCTCTGCAGGAGTACAGAAACTTTAATTCTGTG GTACCTGATGCTCCACCAGCTTATGACAAAATAGCTGCAGATCAGTTGCCACCACCTTATTCACCATAA